In Lycium ferocissimum isolate CSIRO_LF1 chromosome 11, AGI_CSIRO_Lferr_CH_V1, whole genome shotgun sequence, a single genomic region encodes these proteins:
- the LOC132037212 gene encoding uncharacterized protein LOC132037212, translating into MDDNEGVGGEPIEQFHRNEAISAVADDGFLVEEDDDYEDLYNDVNVGENFLQSMRKNNDDLVVSRNNDNDDDVAERKPDVSVSPPLPPPPLPPPQGVVAAESGGRVDLPGVGPVKEEDVVSGVSGRVSVGGVGSGASSGGGFRVELSNPSSNKMSDLADRVGNSNVNVPTTQVMVQQPHGGGGGGVVGNVGNDNLVRQGGGVNVNVNGASNVGGGGGGGGGGATILFVGDLHWWTTDAELESELSKYGLVKEVKFFEEKASGKSKGYCQVEFHDSSAATACKEGMNGHVFNGRPCVVAFASSPYNVKRMGEAQANRSQQTAQTTVPQPRRGPPGDAAGKIGNNNAPTGGNYQGGGGDGNRGGYGRGGWGRGGPQNMGNRGPVGPMRNRPGGIAGRGMMGNGGGGFGQGMGGAPPLMHPQTMMGQGFDPAFGGPMGRMGGYGGFPGGPAPPFPGMLSNFPPVGGVGMPGVAPHVNPAFFGRGMPMNGMGMMPGAGMEGPNMGMWSDPNAGGWAGDEHGGRAGESSYAEEAGSDHQYGEVTHDRGAWPNNMKEKDRGSERDWSGSTERKHRDGREPSYDRDMAREKDRGHDHDWPEKRYRDDRDVTRDRERDRDRERSRERGRDRESHRDRHRDDRDRYADHHRYKDREQEYDDEDRGRSSRGHSKSRLSHEEDHRSRSRDADYGKRRRITSE; encoded by the coding sequence ATGGAtgataatgaaggtgttggtgGAGAACCAATCGAGCAATTTCATAGAAACGAAGCGATTTCAGCTGTTGCAGATGATGGGTTTCttgttgaagaagatgatgattatgaagatCTTTATAACGATGTTAATGTTGGTGAGAATTTTTTACAATCTATGCGTAAAAATAATGATGATTTAGTTGTATCTAggaataatgataatgatgatgacgtGGCAGAGAGGAAACCTGATGTTTCGGTTTCCCCTCCGTTACCGCCACCCCCGTTGCCGCCGCCGCAAGGAGTTGTGGCGGCTGAGAGTGGCGGTCGTGTCGATTTACCGGGTGTGGGACCCGTAAAAGAGGAGGATGTCGTGTCTGGGGTTTCGGGTAGGGTGTCGGTAGGTGGAGTCGGGTCTGGTGCATCTAGTGGTGGTGGGTTTAGGGTTGAGTTAAGTAACCCGTCGAGTAATAAGATGAGTGATTTGGCTGATCGGGTTGGGAATAGTAACGTTAACGTTCCGACAACTCAGGTGATGGTACAACAACCtcatggtggtggtggtggtggggttgttggaaatgtgggaaatgataATTTGGTTAGGCAAGGAGGAGGGGTTAATGTGAACGTGAATGGGGCAAGTAATGTTGGGGGTGGaggagggggtgggggtggtggagcgACGATTCTTTTTGTTGGTGATTTGCATTGGTGGACGACGGATGCGGAGTTGGAGTCTGAGTTGAGCAAGTATGGACTAGTGAAGGAGGTGaagttttttgaagaaaaagctAGTGGGAAGTCTAAAGGGTATTGTCAGGTTGAGTTTCATGATTCTTCAGCTGCTACGGCTTGTAAGGAAGGGATGAATGGTCATGTTTTCAATGGGCGGCCATGTGTGGTTGCCTTTGCGTCATCACCGTATAATGTGAAGAGGATGGGTGAGGCTCAGGCGAATCGAAGTCAACAGACGGCCCAAACTACTGTTCCCCAACCAAGGCGGGGGCCGCCTGGTGATGCTGCtggtaaaatcggaaataacAATGCTCCTACTGGTGGCAATTATCAAGGTGGTGGTGGAGATGGGAACAGGGGTGGTTATGGTAGAGGAGGTTGGGGTAGAGGAGGTCCTCAAAATATGGGAAATCGGGGTCCTGTGGGTCCTATGAGAAACAGGCCTGGTGGAATTGCAGGAAGGGGGATGATGGGAAATGGTGGAGGTGGATTTGGACAAGGTATGGGCGGTGCACCTCCACTTATGCATCCTCAAACAATGATGGGTCAAGGCTTTGATCCTGCTTTTGGAGGGCCTATGGGAAGAATGGGTGGTTATGGAGGATTTCCTGGTGGTCCAGCCCCACCATTTCCTGGTATGTTATCAAATTTTCCACCTGTTGGAGGAGTTGGGATGCCTGGAGTAGCTCCTCATGTAAATCCTGCATTCTTTGGTAGAGGAATGCCAATGAATGGTATGGGAATGATGCCAGGTGCTGGTATGGAGGGACCTAACATGGGGATGTGGTCTGATCCTAATGCGGGTGGATGGGCTGGCGATGAGCATGGTGGTAGAGCAGGAGAGTCAAGTTATGCAGAAGAAGCTGGGTCTGATCATCAGTATGGAGAAGTAACTCACGATAGAGGGGCTTGGCCTAATAACATGAAAGAGAAAGACAGAGGATCAGAGCGTGACTGGTCTGGTTCTACAGAGAGAAAACACCGAGATGGCAGAGAACCTTCCTATGATAGAGACATGGCTCGTGAAAAGGATCGAGGGCATGATCATGATTGGCCAGAGAAGAGATACCGAGATGATAGAGATGTCACACGAGACAGGGAGAGGGACAGGGATCGTGAACGTTCTCGAGAACGAGGGCGTGATCGTGAGAGTCATCGAGATCGTCATAGGGATGACAGAGATAGATATGCTGATCATCATAGGTACAAGGACCGTGAGCAAGAATATGATGATGAAGACAGAGGAAGATCATCAAGGGGACACAGCAAATCACGATTATCACATGAGGAAGACCATCGGTCAAGGTCAAGGGATGCTGATTATGGAAAGAGGCGGCGTATAACTTCTGAGTGA